A genomic region of bacterium contains the following coding sequences:
- a CDS encoding NAD+ synthase, which yields MAKLRVALGQINSVVGDIGANTKRILTALAAAEEAGCHAAVFPELAVTGYPPEDLVLKRRFVQDSRQAMEEIAARSGSCTAVVGFVDDAEGCWNAAGVAAHGRLAGVYHKRELPNYGVFDERRYFQPGTSKTVLHHVAGVAFGVSVCEDAWIPGGPMNQMAAAGAEVIFNLNASPYHVGKLDQRLGVLRQRVSETGCSIVYVNLVGGQDELVFDGASLVLDPDGRVIAQAPAFQEHLLIAEIEVADRPEFPNPPPIPQGINRVDPGMNEVDEQYEALVLATRDYVHKNGFTDVGIGLSGGIDSSLVAVIAADALGADHVHGVLMPSRYSSDHSLADAEALCQNLGIGHRVIPVEPGHQAFLDMLAPSFDGMSPDLAEENVQSRIRGTLLMALSNKFGWLILTTGNKSESAVGYSTLYGDTAGAYAVIKDLWKLQVYAFASHRNQRAGCDLIPENVLVKPPSAELRPDQRDDQSLPPYDELDPLLEAYVEGDLTPADLCGQGYDPELVSRITGLVDRAEYKRRQNPPGVRITAKAFGRDRRLPITNRYRGGD from the coding sequence GTGGCCAAGCTTCGGGTAGCCCTGGGCCAGATCAACTCGGTGGTGGGCGACATCGGCGCCAACACCAAGCGGATTCTCACCGCTCTGGCGGCCGCGGAAGAGGCCGGGTGCCATGCCGCAGTTTTCCCTGAGCTGGCCGTCACCGGGTATCCCCCGGAGGATCTGGTGCTCAAGCGGAGATTTGTGCAGGACAGCCGCCAAGCGATGGAGGAGATCGCCGCCCGGTCGGGATCGTGTACTGCGGTAGTGGGGTTTGTGGACGATGCTGAGGGCTGCTGGAACGCCGCGGGGGTCGCGGCCCATGGCCGGCTGGCGGGGGTCTACCACAAGCGGGAATTGCCCAATTATGGAGTGTTCGATGAGCGCCGCTACTTCCAACCCGGTACGAGCAAAACGGTTCTACACCACGTAGCCGGAGTGGCCTTTGGCGTCTCCGTCTGCGAGGACGCCTGGATTCCGGGCGGCCCGATGAACCAGATGGCCGCGGCCGGAGCCGAGGTCATCTTCAACCTGAACGCCTCGCCCTATCACGTCGGCAAGCTGGACCAGCGGTTGGGTGTGCTCCGCCAACGGGTCTCTGAGACCGGGTGCTCCATCGTCTATGTCAATCTGGTGGGAGGTCAAGACGAGTTGGTGTTCGACGGCGCTTCGCTGGTGCTCGATCCCGACGGCCGCGTCATTGCCCAAGCCCCTGCGTTCCAAGAGCATCTGCTCATTGCCGAGATCGAGGTGGCCGATCGACCCGAATTTCCGAACCCGCCGCCCATCCCTCAAGGGATCAACCGAGTTGATCCGGGGATGAACGAGGTGGATGAGCAATACGAAGCCCTTGTGTTGGCCACCCGGGACTATGTACACAAGAACGGCTTCACCGATGTGGGCATCGGGTTATCTGGGGGGATCGATTCCTCGCTGGTGGCGGTTATTGCCGCCGATGCTCTGGGCGCCGATCATGTCCACGGCGTGTTGATGCCTTCTCGGTATTCCAGTGATCATTCGCTGGCCGACGCCGAGGCCCTCTGCCAGAACCTGGGTATCGGCCACCGGGTCATCCCGGTGGAGCCCGGCCATCAGGCCTTTCTCGACATGCTGGCCCCGTCATTCGATGGGATGAGCCCAGATTTGGCCGAGGAGAATGTGCAGTCCCGCATTCGGGGAACGCTGCTGATGGCATTGTCCAACAAGTTCGGATGGCTGATCCTGACCACCGGCAACAAGAGTGAGAGCGCGGTGGGCTACTCCACCTTGTACGGAGATACCGCCGGGGCCTACGCGGTGATCAAAGATCTCTGGAAACTTCAGGTGTACGCCTTCGCCTCCCACCGCAACCAGCGCGCCGGCTGCGACCTGATCCCCGAAAACGTGCTGGTCAAACCTCCTTCGGCCGAGCTTCGCCCCGACCAGCGGGACGACCAGAGCCTGCCCCCCTACGACGAACTCGATCCCCTGCTGGAAGCCTATGTGGAGGGCGACCTCACCCCCGCCGACCTGTGCGGGCAGGGTTACGATCCCGAGTTGGTCAGCCGAATCACCGGTCTGGTGGACCGTGCCGAGTACAAGCGGCGCCAGAACCCACCCGGCGTGCGCATCACCGCCAAGGCCTTCGGTCGAGACCGCCGCCTGCCCATAACCAACCGCTATCGAGGCGGCGACTGA
- the glnA gene encoding type I glutamate--ammonia ligase, whose amino-acid sequence MSTPQEVIALAASEGAEFVDMRFTDVPGVQHHFSLPIRELTEAVFEEGLGFDGSSVSGFQTIDASDMLLIPDPDTAIFDPFMKRKTLVLLCDVKDPVTGEMYGKDPRGVVRRSLSYLASTGIADSAYFGPEAEFFIFDSVAYQNQPDVAGYQVRSAEGIFESGRPSVNGAPSPGHRIPYKGGYFPLSPLDTFQDLRSEMVVALESVGIPIEVQHHEVGTAGQAEIDMVFDEMLAMADKVQLYKYVVKNVAREHGRTVTFMPKPIYGDNGSGMHTHQSLWKDGDTLMYDERGYASLSDISRWYIGGLLTHAPAILAFAAPTTNSYKRLVPGYEAPVNLAYSQRNRSAAIRIPLISDNPKAKRLEFRCPDPSANPYLAFAAMLMAGIDGIQNQMDPGEPLDKNIYDLPPEEAAGIETVPGSLAEALSALEADHDFLLAGDVFNTSLIESYLEVKQEEVDAVNLRPHPLEYEMYYSV is encoded by the coding sequence GTGTCAACTCCCCAAGAAGTCATTGCGCTGGCGGCATCCGAGGGTGCCGAATTCGTGGATATGCGCTTCACCGATGTCCCCGGTGTGCAGCACCACTTCTCACTTCCTATCCGCGAGCTGACCGAAGCGGTATTCGAGGAGGGCCTCGGATTCGACGGCTCGTCGGTGAGCGGCTTTCAGACCATCGACGCTTCGGACATGCTCCTCATCCCCGATCCCGACACCGCGATCTTCGATCCGTTCATGAAGCGCAAGACCCTGGTGCTGCTGTGCGATGTCAAGGATCCCGTCACTGGCGAGATGTACGGCAAAGATCCCCGTGGCGTGGTGCGCCGCTCCCTCTCCTATCTGGCCAGCACCGGCATTGCCGATTCCGCTTACTTCGGCCCGGAAGCCGAGTTCTTCATTTTCGACAGCGTGGCCTACCAGAATCAGCCCGATGTGGCCGGCTACCAGGTCCGCTCGGCCGAAGGCATCTTCGAGAGTGGCCGACCATCGGTGAACGGCGCTCCCAGCCCCGGCCACCGCATCCCCTACAAGGGGGGATACTTCCCGCTGTCGCCCTTGGACACATTCCAAGACTTGCGCTCGGAGATGGTGGTGGCACTGGAGTCGGTGGGGATTCCCATCGAGGTCCAGCACCACGAGGTGGGCACTGCCGGCCAGGCCGAGATCGACATGGTGTTCGACGAGATGCTGGCCATGGCCGACAAGGTCCAGCTCTACAAGTACGTGGTGAAGAACGTGGCCCGCGAGCACGGTCGCACCGTCACGTTCATGCCCAAGCCGATCTACGGCGACAACGGCTCGGGGATGCACACCCACCAGTCGCTGTGGAAGGACGGCGACACGCTTATGTACGACGAGCGTGGCTATGCCAGCCTGTCCGACATCTCCCGTTGGTACATCGGCGGCCTGCTGACCCACGCCCCGGCGATCCTGGCCTTTGCCGCCCCCACCACCAACTCCTACAAGCGTCTGGTGCCCGGCTACGAGGCTCCGGTGAACCTGGCCTACTCCCAGCGGAACCGCTCGGCTGCCATCCGCATCCCGCTGATCTCCGACAACCCCAAGGCAAAGCGCCTGGAGTTCCGCTGCCCCGACCCCAGCGCCAATCCCTACTTGGCGTTCGCCGCCATGCTGATGGCCGGCATCGACGGCATTCAGAACCAGATGGATCCGGGCGAGCCGCTGGACAAGAATATCTACGACCTGCCGCCCGAAGAGGCCGCCGGCATCGAGACGGTGCCCGGCTCTCTGGCCGAGGCACTGAGTGCCCTCGAGGCCGATCACGACTTCCTGTTGGCCGGCGATGTGTTCAACACCTCGCTGATCGAGTCGTATCTCGAGGTCAAGCAAGAGGAGGTGGACGCGGTCAACTTGCGGCCCCATCCCCTCGAGTACGAGATGTACTACTCCGTCTAA
- a CDS encoding glutamine synthetase family protein, with protein sequence MEPQKDYVLRTVEERGVRLIRLWFTDVLGQLKSVAISPAELADAFDEGLQFDGSAIDGFSRVQESDVLAVPDASTFELLPWADPEEPSGRVFCDIRNPDGTPFEGDPRWVMRRSLAKAAEMGYTFYTAPEVEFFYFRHGDPDQPLTPLDNASYFDLTTADVASPLRKRTITMLEAMGIPVEYSFHEDSPSQHEIDLRYTEALSMADNVMTLRLVVRKLALDRDLHATFMPKPLNGVQGSGMHTHMSLFENDVNAFHDAGDDYGLSKTAKAFIAGLLHHAREITAVTNQLVNSYKRLVAGDEAPTFVSWARNNRSALVRVPVVKPGKESSTRIEYRALDSAANPYLAFSAVLAAGLKGVQEGYELPPEAAADLYTMTRGQARSKGFEELPMSLSEALDVLEESPLMVDVLGEHIHEWFLRNKRAEFAEYRREVTPFELRRYLNTW encoded by the coding sequence ATGGAACCGCAAAAGGACTACGTGCTTCGCACTGTGGAGGAGCGGGGGGTGCGCCTCATCCGGCTCTGGTTCACCGATGTGCTGGGCCAGCTCAAGTCGGTGGCCATCTCTCCGGCGGAGTTAGCCGACGCCTTCGATGAGGGACTGCAGTTCGACGGCTCGGCCATCGATGGCTTCTCCCGTGTGCAGGAGAGCGATGTGCTGGCCGTACCCGACGCGTCCACATTCGAGTTGCTGCCGTGGGCCGACCCCGAAGAGCCCTCCGGACGTGTGTTCTGCGACATCCGCAATCCCGACGGCACCCCGTTCGAGGGCGATCCCCGCTGGGTGATGCGCCGCAGCCTGGCCAAGGCGGCCGAGATGGGCTACACGTTCTACACCGCTCCCGAAGTGGAGTTCTTCTATTTCCGGCACGGCGATCCCGACCAGCCGCTGACGCCGCTGGACAACGCCTCCTACTTCGATTTGACCACCGCGGATGTGGCCAGCCCGTTGCGCAAACGCACCATCACCATGTTGGAGGCCATGGGCATCCCGGTGGAGTACTCCTTCCACGAGGACAGCCCCAGCCAGCATGAGATCGACCTGCGCTACACCGAAGCGCTGAGCATGGCCGACAACGTGATGACGTTGAGACTGGTGGTGCGCAAGCTGGCCCTCGACCGGGATCTGCACGCCACGTTCATGCCCAAGCCGCTCAACGGCGTACAGGGATCGGGCATGCACACCCACATGTCGCTGTTCGAGAACGACGTCAACGCCTTCCACGACGCCGGAGACGACTACGGCCTGTCGAAAACGGCCAAGGCCTTTATCGCCGGCCTGCTGCACCACGCCCGGGAGATCACCGCGGTCACCAACCAGCTGGTGAACAGCTACAAGCGGCTGGTGGCCGGCGATGAGGCGCCCACCTTCGTGTCGTGGGCCCGCAACAACCGCTCGGCGCTGGTGCGGGTGCCGGTGGTGAAGCCGGGCAAGGAATCGTCCACTCGAATCGAATACCGGGCGCTCGACTCGGCGGCTAACCCCTATTTGGCGTTCTCCGCGGTGTTGGCCGCCGGCTTGAAGGGAGTGCAGGAGGGCTATGAGCTGCCGCCTGAGGCAGCCGCCGACCTCTACACCATGACCAGGGGCCAAGCTCGGTCCAAGGGTTTCGAGGAGCTGCCCATGTCGCTGTCAGAGGCCCTGGACGTGCTGGAGGAATCGCCGCTGATGGTTGACGTGTTGGGCGAGCACATCCACGAGTGGTTCTTGCGCAACAAGCGGGCCGAGTTCGCCGAGTACCGCCGGGAGGTCACGCCCTTCGAGCTCCGCCGTTACTTGAACACCTGGTAG
- a CDS encoding RidA family protein: MSTPVGPYSPIVRAGNLLICSGQIGIVDGSLVPGGLIAQFRRAVANAESALATEGATLDDVVKATVFLLHMDDFGTMNQAYIECFGDNRPARSAVGVAALPLGALVEIELWAYSG; this comes from the coding sequence ATGAGTACTCCGGTTGGACCCTATTCTCCCATCGTCCGGGCGGGAAACCTCCTCATCTGCTCGGGTCAAATCGGGATCGTCGACGGCTCGCTGGTGCCCGGCGGGCTCATCGCCCAGTTCCGCCGAGCAGTGGCCAACGCCGAGTCGGCGCTGGCCACCGAGGGGGCCACTCTGGACGACGTGGTGAAGGCCACCGTCTTCCTGTTGCACATGGATGATTTCGGCACCATGAACCAGGCCTACATCGAGTGTTTCGGCGACAATCGCCCTGCCCGCTCCGCCGTCGGCGTCGCCGCCCTACCCCTGGGCGCCCTAGTAGAAATCGAACTCTGGGCCTACTCCGGCTGA